One region of Dysgonomonadaceae bacterium PH5-43 genomic DNA includes:
- a CDS encoding RND family efflux transporter MFP subunit (product_source=TIGR01730; cath_funfam=2.40.50.100; cog=COG0845; ko=KO:K21137; pfam=PF13437,PF13533; superfamily=111369; tigrfam=TIGR01730; transmembrane_helix_parts=Outside_1_14,TMhelix_15_37,Inside_38_396) gives MLYNKTIKKGNNGQYTGFINKYSVVIVAYLCVMKMLYKKINELNMKKSLVLMLAVFLLVGCKDAKQDKAVVRNVKVDTVTVYGEVSSSTFPGKVIASSDINLAFRVGGPISKVYVGVGSYVRKGQVLAEIDSRDYEVQLAATEAEYNRIKNEAERIAKLYEKGTVTPNDYDKARFGYKQIESKLNAHRNALKDTKLIAPSDGYVQKRLFEPGETVGAGMPVISMINTGLGEVEINIPSSDYIRRESFDSYYCTVDIYSGKTFNLEPIGITRKANANQLYTMRFRLKDENKEMPGPGMSVMVTINYKPEDSNMVVVPNVAVFNADNINKVWVYNKENETVSAKSVELVNILSNGMAVISSGLTVGDVVVSAGVHSLKEGEKVKLLPNTSSTNIGGML, from the coding sequence TTGTTATATAATAAAACAATAAAAAAGGGAAATAATGGACAATATACAGGCTTTATTAATAAATACTCTGTAGTTATAGTCGCTTACCTTTGTGTGATGAAAATGTTATATAAGAAAATAAATGAATTAAATATGAAAAAGAGTTTAGTTTTAATGTTGGCAGTCTTTCTTCTTGTTGGCTGTAAAGATGCAAAACAAGACAAAGCAGTGGTAAGGAATGTTAAAGTAGACACTGTGACGGTTTATGGCGAAGTGAGTAGTAGCACATTTCCTGGTAAGGTAATAGCATCTTCGGATATAAATCTGGCATTTAGAGTTGGAGGTCCTATTAGTAAGGTGTATGTTGGTGTTGGTTCTTATGTTCGCAAGGGACAAGTGTTGGCAGAGATAGATTCGAGAGATTATGAAGTTCAGCTTGCAGCTACCGAGGCAGAGTATAATCGTATAAAGAATGAGGCAGAGCGTATAGCTAAACTTTATGAAAAGGGAACCGTAACTCCTAACGATTACGATAAGGCTCGTTTTGGATATAAACAAATAGAATCAAAACTTAATGCTCATCGCAATGCGCTTAAAGATACTAAGCTTATAGCTCCGAGTGATGGTTATGTTCAGAAACGCCTGTTCGAACCAGGAGAAACCGTAGGCGCAGGTATGCCTGTAATTTCTATGATAAACACAGGTCTTGGCGAAGTGGAAATTAATATTCCTTCGTCTGATTATATTCGTAGAGAAAGTTTCGATTCGTATTATTGTACTGTAGATATTTATTCGGGTAAAACGTTTAATCTCGAACCTATAGGCATAACTCGTAAGGCTAATGCTAATCAGCTTTACACTATGCGTTTTAGACTTAAAGACGAGAATAAAGAAATGCCCGGACCGGGAATGTCGGTTATGGTAACTATAAATTATAAACCAGAAGACAGTAATATGGTAGTTGTGCCTAATGTTGCTGTATTTAATGCCGACAATATAAATAAGGTGTGGGTGTATAATAAAGAGAATGAAACAGTATCGGCAAAGAGTGTCGAACTGGTTAATATATTGAGTAACGGTATGGCTGTAATCTCTTCGGGACTTACAGTTGGAGATGTTGTGGTGTCGGCAGGTGTTCATTCGCTTAAAGAAGGTGAGAAAGTAAAGTTATTACCTAATACATCGTCAACTAATATAGGAGGAATGTTATGA
- a CDS encoding homoserine O-succinyltransferase (product_source=KO:K00651; cath_funfam=3.40.50.880; cog=COG1897; ko=KO:K00651; pfam=PF04204; superfamily=52317; tigrfam=TIGR01001): MPIYIPDSLPAVEILKKENIFVVEEQKLSPVNGSTLNIALLNLMPTKIVTETDFVRLLHSYPLNINLDFIKIKSHKSKNTPEEHLNAFYKNFEDIKDKHYDGLIITGAPVELLEYEDVNYWQELQSIFNWASENIKSTLYICWAAQAALYHFYGVPKYELNKKMFGIFKHTLSNNRLPLFKGFDDEFFVPHSRHTEIRKEDILKHPELEIVSESNESGVYIVMARNGKDIFITGHSEYAPEALNNEYIRDINKGLPIHIPANYYIDNNPNNPISVKWRAHANLLFKNWLSYYVCPNQI; this comes from the coding sequence ATGCCAATATATATTCCCGATAGTTTGCCCGCAGTAGAAATACTAAAGAAAGAAAATATTTTTGTTGTTGAAGAACAAAAACTTTCGCCTGTCAATGGCTCTACTCTTAATATTGCATTACTGAATTTAATGCCTACTAAAATAGTTACAGAAACTGATTTCGTGCGTCTATTACATAGCTATCCTCTTAATATTAATCTTGATTTTATAAAGATTAAATCTCATAAAAGCAAGAATACGCCAGAAGAACATCTTAATGCTTTCTACAAAAACTTTGAAGATATTAAAGATAAACATTACGATGGACTAATAATTACCGGAGCTCCTGTAGAGTTATTAGAGTACGAAGACGTAAACTATTGGCAAGAATTGCAAAGCATATTTAATTGGGCTTCCGAAAACATTAAGTCTACCTTGTATATTTGTTGGGCTGCACAGGCTGCTCTATATCATTTCTATGGTGTACCTAAGTATGAGTTAAACAAAAAGATGTTTGGCATATTCAAGCATACCCTATCTAACAATCGCTTGCCTTTGTTTAAGGGTTTCGATGATGAGTTTTTCGTTCCTCACAGTAGGCATACTGAAATTCGTAAAGAAGATATTTTGAAACACCCCGAACTTGAAATTGTTTCTGAGTCTAACGAGTCTGGAGTTTATATCGTTATGGCTCGTAATGGTAAAGACATTTTCATTACCGGACACTCCGAATATGCTCCCGAAGCTCTTAACAACGAATACATACGCGACATCAACAAAGGTTTACCAATACATATTCCTGCAAATTACTATATCGATAACAATCCTAACAATCCTATCTCGGTAAAATGGAGAGCTCACGCTAATCTATTATTCAAAAATTGGTTAAGTTATTACGTCTGTCCAAATCAAATTTAA
- a CDS encoding glutamate dehydrogenase (NADP+) (product_source=KO:K00262; cath_funfam=3.40.50.10860,3.40.50.720; cog=COG0334; ko=KO:K00262; pfam=PF00208,PF02812; smart=SM00839; superfamily=51735,53223) has translation MKTESILQALEAKHPGEKEYLQAVEEVLSTIEDVYNEHPEFEKASIIERLVEPDRIFSFKIPWVNDKGKVQVNLGYRVQHNNAIGPYKGGIRFHPSVNLSILKFLGFEQTFKNALTTLPMGGGKGGSDFSPKGKSDAEVMRFCQAFILELWRHIGPDTDVPAGDLGVGAREVGYMYGMYKKLAHENTGAFTGKGLDFGGSLVRPEATGFGGIYFVVNMLKAHNLDIKGKTIALSGFGNVAWGAALKASQLGGKVVTISGPDGYVYDPDGITGDKIEYMLELRASGEDIVRPYAEKYGVEFFPNKRPWEQKVDIALPCATQNELNEEDARNLINNGVICVGELSNMGCTTAATELFIENKIIYGPGKAVNAGGVATSGLEMTQNAMHIQWTANEVDAKLLQIMNSIHEQCVIYGKENNGYINYVKGANIAGFMKIAKAMLAQGVV, from the coding sequence ATGAAAACAGAAAGTATTCTTCAAGCCTTAGAGGCTAAGCACCCAGGAGAAAAGGAGTACCTACAAGCTGTAGAGGAAGTTCTCTCCACAATAGAAGATGTTTATAACGAACATCCTGAGTTTGAAAAGGCAAGTATTATAGAGCGATTAGTTGAACCTGATCGTATCTTTTCTTTCAAAATACCTTGGGTTAACGACAAAGGTAAAGTTCAGGTAAACTTAGGCTACCGAGTACAGCACAATAATGCTATTGGTCCTTATAAAGGAGGTATACGCTTTCACCCTTCAGTAAACCTTTCTATCTTAAAATTTTTAGGTTTCGAACAAACATTTAAGAATGCTCTCACAACACTTCCCATGGGTGGAGGCAAAGGAGGCTCCGACTTCTCTCCTAAAGGCAAATCTGATGCTGAAGTTATGCGATTCTGCCAAGCTTTTATACTTGAGCTATGGAGACATATAGGTCCAGACACCGATGTTCCCGCTGGAGACTTAGGCGTTGGAGCTCGCGAAGTTGGTTATATGTACGGTATGTATAAAAAACTTGCACACGAAAACACAGGTGCATTCACAGGTAAAGGTTTAGATTTTGGAGGTTCGCTTGTTCGTCCCGAAGCGACTGGCTTTGGAGGAATATACTTTGTTGTTAATATGCTTAAAGCTCATAACTTAGATATAAAAGGTAAAACTATAGCACTATCCGGTTTTGGCAATGTTGCTTGGGGTGCTGCTCTTAAAGCTTCTCAGTTAGGAGGTAAGGTTGTTACAATTTCAGGACCTGACGGTTATGTTTATGACCCCGATGGTATTACAGGAGACAAAATAGAATATATGCTCGAACTACGTGCTTCTGGCGAAGATATTGTTAGACCTTATGCCGAAAAGTATGGAGTAGAGTTTTTCCCTAACAAACGTCCTTGGGAACAAAAGGTAGACATAGCTCTTCCTTGTGCTACTCAAAACGAATTGAATGAAGAAGATGCTCGTAATCTTATCAACAATGGTGTAATATGTGTTGGTGAACTTTCAAATATGGGTTGTACCACTGCGGCTACTGAATTATTTATAGAGAATAAGATAATCTATGGTCCTGGCAAAGCTGTAAATGCTGGTGGTGTTGCCACCTCTGGCTTAGAGATGACTCAAAATGCTATGCATATTCAGTGGACTGCCAACGAAGTAGATGCTAAACTGCTTCAGATAATGAACTCTATTCACGAACAATGCGTAATATATGGCAAAGAAAACAATGGTTATATCAATTACGTTAAAGGTGCAAACATTGCCGGGTTTATGAAAATCGCTAAAGCAATGCTTGCTCAGGGTGTAGTATAA
- a CDS encoding collagenase-like PrtC family protease (product_source=COG0826; cog=COG0826; ko=KO:K24847; pfam=PF01136,PF12392; superfamily=51366), which yields MKIVRKIELLAPAKNKEIGIEAINHGADAIYIGAPKFSARSAAGNSLDDISELIDYAHLFNAKVYVAINTILKDSELKEVESLIWDLYRINADAIIIQDMGIVNLNLPPIAIHASTQTDNRTIDKVKFLEDAGFAQVVLARELSLSEIKNISNSTSVPLEVFVHGALCTSYSGQCYISQALSGRSANRGECAQYCRLPYNLIDGENNVIASNRHLLSLKDLNQSANLEKLLDAGVSSFKIEGRLKDISYVKNITAYYRKELDKIFERREEYRASSSGKSTCFFLPNPEKSFNRGFTDYFLNERNNKLLSLSPKSQGELLGSIKELKGYYFTLSSLKSINNGDGLCFINEKKEVQGFRVNKVDGEKIYPAEMPRLNTGLTLYRNFNQEFEKVLSKKSAERKISVDFILEENNFGFSLTATDEDMFSATVTASFDKELSQKDQKENIYRQLSKLGNTNFILNELSNKLTNNWFIPSSILSDMRRNIIDALVSVRKIALRKPIHSIQPTNNLYPESELDYKGNVYNRKAREFYTQHGVTAIDEAFEANPQTNATLMFTKYCIKFQLGYCPKVSTHKPIKEPLYLATGGNKLNLKFDCKNCRMEVITKTS from the coding sequence ATGAAAATTGTTAGAAAGATAGAACTTCTGGCTCCGGCAAAGAACAAAGAGATAGGTATAGAGGCTATCAATCACGGTGCCGATGCTATATATATAGGCGCGCCTAAGTTTAGTGCAAGGTCGGCTGCTGGTAATTCCTTAGATGATATTTCTGAACTAATTGATTACGCCCATCTGTTTAATGCTAAGGTTTATGTGGCTATCAATACTATTCTTAAAGATTCGGAATTAAAAGAAGTAGAAAGTCTTATTTGGGATTTATATCGCATCAATGCCGATGCTATAATTATCCAAGATATGGGGATAGTAAACTTAAACCTACCTCCTATAGCCATTCACGCAAGCACACAAACAGACAATCGCACTATTGATAAGGTTAAGTTTCTCGAAGATGCAGGATTTGCACAGGTAGTACTTGCTCGTGAGTTATCATTATCTGAAATAAAGAATATATCTAATAGCACGTCCGTACCTTTAGAAGTGTTTGTACACGGAGCTTTATGTACCTCTTATAGCGGACAATGCTATATAAGTCAAGCTCTTTCGGGTAGAAGTGCAAACAGAGGCGAGTGCGCTCAGTATTGTAGACTGCCTTATAATTTAATCGATGGCGAGAATAATGTTATTGCTTCCAACCGACATCTACTATCTCTGAAAGACTTAAATCAGTCGGCAAACTTAGAGAAGTTATTAGATGCTGGTGTTTCTTCTTTCAAAATAGAGGGACGATTAAAAGATATTTCTTACGTAAAAAACATTACTGCTTATTACCGCAAAGAACTTGATAAGATTTTCGAAAGAAGAGAAGAATATAGAGCGTCTTCGTCTGGTAAAAGCACTTGTTTTTTCCTTCCCAACCCCGAAAAGAGTTTCAACAGAGGGTTTACCGATTACTTTCTAAATGAAAGAAACAACAAACTATTATCTCTTTCTCCTAAATCACAAGGGGAGCTATTAGGGAGCATTAAAGAACTGAAAGGATATTACTTTACATTATCAAGCCTTAAATCTATCAACAATGGCGATGGGCTATGCTTTATCAACGAAAAGAAGGAAGTTCAAGGCTTTAGAGTTAATAAGGTTGATGGAGAAAAGATATATCCTGCCGAAATGCCTCGACTAAACACAGGACTTACTCTTTACAGAAACTTCAATCAGGAGTTTGAAAAGGTTTTATCTAAAAAGTCGGCAGAACGAAAGATAAGTGTTGACTTCATTCTCGAAGAAAATAACTTTGGGTTTTCGCTAACTGCTACCGACGAAGATATGTTCAGCGCAACGGTAACAGCATCATTCGATAAAGAATTATCACAGAAAGACCAAAAAGAAAACATCTATCGACAGTTAAGTAAGCTTGGCAATACCAACTTCATACTAAATGAATTGAGCAATAAGCTTACAAACAACTGGTTTATCCCCTCGTCTATCCTCTCGGATATGAGACGAAACATTATAGATGCTTTAGTGTCGGTAAGGAAAATTGCTCTTCGTAAACCTATTCATTCTATACAGCCAACTAATAACCTTTACCCCGAGTCGGAACTCGACTATAAAGGAAATGTTTACAACCGTAAGGCTCGTGAGTTTTACACACAACACGGTGTTACGGCAATAGATGAAGCCTTCGAAGCTAACCCTCAAACTAATGCAACACTTATGTTTACTAAGTACTGCATTAAGTTTCAGTTAGGGTATTGTCCGAAAGTCAGCACCCATAAACCCATAAAAGAACCTCTTTATCTTGCTACTGGTGGAAATAAATTAAATCTAAAATTCGATTGTAAGAATTGTAGAATGGAAGTAATAACTAAAACATCATAA
- a CDS encoding multidrug efflux pump subunit AcrB (product_source=COG0841; cath_funfam=1.20.1640.10,3.30.2090.10; cog=COG0841; pfam=PF00873; superfamily=82693,82714,82866; transmembrane_helix_parts=Outside_1_14,TMhelix_15_34,Inside_35_335,TMhelix_336_358,Outside_359_361,TMhelix_362_384,Inside_385_390,TMhelix_391_413,Outside_414_432,TMhelix_433_452,Inside_453_464,TMhelix_465_487,Outside_488_879,TMhelix_880_902,Inside_903_908,TMhelix_909_928,Outside_929_932,TMhelix_933_955,Inside_956_980,TMhelix_981_1000,Outside_1001_1009,TMhelix_1010_1032,Inside_1033_1041), translating to MIDFGGWGLKNSKLVYFLVFILTIGGVLAIRSMGKLEDPELIVKQAMVVTTYPGASAHQVELEVTDVLEKSIRTMKDVDYVESRSMNDLSMITINLSTLVPNNGVEDVWNILRRKVSDVQSQLPEGASASIVKDDFGDVMGMFYAMTSDGFTDRELGDYADLLKRNILEIEGVSRVDIYGQGKECINIELYEDKLANLGVSPAEVLSTLTGQNKTVYSGYYEAGGSRIRLSVNDRYRDVSDIEELLLQGHQGDQFRLKDIAKVSLGYESPVRNMLNYDNKKALGITISAVTEADITQVGAKVEKLIEDLTNNRLPVGIELHKVFFQPDRVHNSLNSFWINLTESVLIVVILLIIFMGFKSGIIIGVNLIIIIFGSVLVLNFTGGTLQRVSLASFVLAMGMLVDNAIVILDGILIDLKRGIPRKEALTNIGKKTAMPLLGATLIAILAFFPIYLSPDTAGIYVRDLFIVLAVSLIISWILALVYVPIQADRMIKASNDKSNEDPFASKGYKALRKVLTWTLNNRTITISCTVILLFVALLCYRLLPQGFFPDMDYDQLYIEYKLPEGNSSDKVEEDLISITDYLLSRDEITHVTTSVGGTPARYNLVRSVAEPSLSYGELIVDYTSSKKLVSTIDEIQQYLTDHYPQAYVRLKRYNLMYKKYPIEVQFNGPDPAVLRNLTEQALDIMDKSDAIFLTKSDWEPKTPTFMVDYNQSIARNVGLSRQDVGLSLLSATNGIPASVFYDSNQRQTIYLKCVNSEGKPIENLQNASVFGMIPSLNFLNKELIQGLITGAYTEEDVLNEMMSTVPLSQVADGVKLVWEDPLVIRYNNQRAMRAQGNPVSGVGTEDARQTIVKQIEAIDLPEGYTMQWEGEYKASTQSSAYLFKYFPLAIILMIAILIMLFKDYRKPIIIFCCIPLLLIGVIFGMLISGKTFGFVAIVGVLGLIGMIIKNGIVLMDEITLQLNSGVDPLKALLDSSSSRFRPVMMASLTTILGMIPLLGDDLFGPLAVTIMGGLFVGTIITLLIIPVLYSLFFKIKITRQ from the coding sequence ATGATAGACTTTGGAGGTTGGGGGTTGAAGAACTCTAAATTGGTTTACTTTCTCGTATTTATATTAACAATAGGAGGGGTGTTGGCTATAAGAAGTATGGGTAAATTAGAAGACCCAGAACTTATTGTTAAGCAAGCAATGGTGGTTACTACTTATCCTGGAGCTTCGGCTCATCAGGTAGAGCTTGAAGTAACAGATGTGTTGGAGAAGTCGATTCGAACAATGAAAGATGTAGATTATGTGGAGAGTCGTTCGATGAATGATTTGTCTATGATTACCATAAATCTTTCTACTCTTGTGCCTAACAATGGGGTGGAAGATGTTTGGAATATTCTTAGACGTAAAGTATCGGACGTGCAAAGTCAGCTACCCGAAGGAGCTTCGGCATCTATTGTTAAAGACGATTTCGGTGATGTGATGGGAATGTTTTATGCTATGACATCAGATGGCTTTACCGACAGAGAATTGGGTGATTATGCCGATCTGCTTAAACGCAATATATTGGAGATAGAAGGTGTATCGCGTGTAGATATTTACGGACAAGGCAAAGAGTGTATCAATATAGAACTTTACGAAGATAAGTTGGCTAACTTAGGAGTATCGCCAGCCGAAGTTCTTTCTACTCTTACAGGACAAAATAAAACAGTTTATTCCGGCTATTATGAAGCAGGAGGTTCTCGAATAAGGCTCTCTGTTAACGACAGATACAGAGATGTTTCTGATATAGAAGAGTTGCTTTTACAAGGACATCAAGGCGATCAGTTTAGGTTGAAAGATATTGCTAAAGTATCGCTTGGTTACGAATCTCCTGTTCGTAATATGCTTAATTACGACAACAAGAAAGCTTTAGGTATAACTATCTCGGCAGTAACCGAAGCCGATATTACTCAGGTTGGGGCAAAGGTAGAAAAGTTGATAGAAGACTTAACTAATAATCGTTTGCCTGTGGGTATAGAATTACATAAGGTGTTCTTTCAGCCCGATAGAGTACATAACTCTCTGAATAGTTTTTGGATTAATCTAACAGAGTCGGTACTTATAGTTGTGATACTGTTGATTATATTTATGGGCTTTAAGAGTGGTATTATTATAGGTGTAAATCTTATAATAATAATATTCGGTTCGGTGCTTGTGCTTAACTTTACAGGAGGAACATTACAGAGGGTGTCTCTTGCTTCCTTCGTGTTGGCTATGGGTATGCTTGTTGATAATGCAATAGTTATACTCGACGGTATTCTTATAGACCTAAAGCGAGGCATACCTCGAAAAGAAGCTCTCACTAATATAGGAAAGAAAACGGCTATGCCTTTGTTGGGAGCAACGCTTATTGCTATACTTGCATTCTTCCCTATTTATCTGTCTCCTGATACGGCAGGTATTTATGTGCGCGATTTATTTATTGTGCTTGCAGTCTCTCTTATCATTAGTTGGATACTTGCCCTTGTGTATGTGCCTATACAGGCTGATAGAATGATAAAGGCGAGCAACGATAAATCTAATGAAGATCCATTTGCAAGCAAGGGTTATAAAGCTCTCCGAAAAGTTCTTACTTGGACTCTCAACAATAGAACGATAACCATATCGTGTACTGTAATTCTGCTGTTTGTTGCTTTACTTTGTTATAGGTTATTGCCACAGGGGTTCTTCCCAGATATGGACTACGACCAATTATATATAGAGTATAAACTACCCGAAGGTAATTCGAGCGATAAGGTTGAAGAAGATTTAATATCTATTACCGACTACTTATTATCGCGCGATGAAATTACTCACGTTACAACTTCAGTAGGAGGAACTCCTGCTCGCTACAACTTAGTGAGAAGTGTTGCTGAGCCGTCGTTATCTTATGGCGAACTTATTGTAGATTATACTTCTTCTAAAAAATTAGTATCTACTATTGATGAGATACAGCAGTATCTTACCGATCATTATCCGCAGGCTTATGTTAGGCTGAAAAGATATAATCTTATGTATAAGAAATATCCTATAGAGGTACAGTTTAATGGTCCCGACCCAGCGGTTCTTCGTAATCTAACAGAACAGGCTTTGGATATAATGGACAAAAGTGATGCTATATTTCTTACTAAATCAGATTGGGAACCTAAAACTCCTACGTTTATGGTCGACTATAATCAGTCTATCGCACGCAATGTAGGGCTTAGCCGACAAGATGTTGGTCTTTCTCTTCTTAGTGCTACTAACGGAATACCAGCAAGTGTGTTTTACGATAGTAATCAACGACAAACTATTTACCTTAAATGTGTGAATAGTGAAGGTAAACCTATTGAAAATCTTCAGAATGCTTCGGTATTTGGTATGATACCTTCGCTTAACTTCTTGAATAAAGAACTAATCCAAGGGCTTATAACTGGTGCTTATACCGAAGAAGATGTACTGAATGAGATGATGAGTACAGTTCCTCTAAGCCAAGTAGCCGATGGAGTTAAACTTGTTTGGGAAGACCCATTGGTGATAAGATATAATAACCAACGTGCAATGAGAGCTCAAGGTAATCCGGTAAGTGGTGTGGGTACGGAAGATGCTCGTCAGACTATAGTGAAACAGATAGAGGCTATAGATCTACCCGAAGGTTATACTATGCAATGGGAAGGTGAATATAAAGCAAGTACACAATCGAGTGCTTATTTATTTAAGTATTTCCCTTTGGCTATAATTCTTATGATAGCTATTCTTATAATGTTGTTTAAAGATTACAGAAAGCCTATTATCATATTCTGTTGTATACCTTTATTATTAATTGGTGTAATATTCGGAATGTTGATTTCTGGTAAGACTTTCGGCTTTGTAGCTATTGTTGGTGTATTGGGGCTTATAGGTATGATTATAAAGAACGGTATTGTGCTTATGGACGAGATAACGCTTCAATTAAATTCGGGTGTCGACCCACTTAAAGCTCTACTTGATAGTTCGTCAAGTCGTTTTCGCCCAGTAATGATGGCATCTCTTACTACCATACTCGGAATGATACCTTTGTTGGGTGATGACTTGTTTGGTCCACTTGCAGTAACCATTATGGGAGGCTTATTTGTTGGCACTATCATAACTTTACTTATAATACCAGTGCTTTATTCTTTATTTTTCAAAATTAAAATAACAAGACAATGA
- a CDS encoding outer membrane protein TolC (product_source=COG1538; cath_funfam=1.20.1600.10; cleavage_site_network=SignalP-noTM; cog=COG1538; pfam=PF02321; smart=SM01408; superfamily=56954; transmembrane_helix_parts=Inside_1_6,TMhelix_7_26,Outside_27_438): MNRVKYILASICLLVTFNVSAQQAVVTLQQCRTMALENNKKIAIASENKTKAEQDVKAYRTNYLPKLSASGNYLFTTSSLEKSMNLMGMIPLELDLQLNNTYVAGISLEQPIYMGGKITSAYKMAKIGEEIAELNEQKTQEEVILLADEAYWTYVQTLELTKTVKAYKSLIEKLLSDVENAYNAGMKPRNDLLKVQVSLNEAELQLLQAENGVTLSRMNLCHTLGLSLSTELMVEDYNDKQVVTDLPTPDVEARPEYSILNKQIDFKSQQVKLVRSEFLPNVGVMGNFGYANGLKFNNNKLLDKTAFSAVVSVNIPIFRWGESVNKVRSAKAEKNMAILQRDELSEQMELELQQAINTLDESVKEITLAERSLVQAEENMQESRNRYDAGLETMSDYLEAQTLWQQANFSLIKARTSSRLAETKYLKAAGKMQLGENN, translated from the coding sequence ATGAACAGAGTAAAATATATTTTAGCAAGTATCTGCTTATTGGTAACTTTTAATGTTTCGGCTCAACAAGCTGTAGTTACATTGCAACAATGTAGAACAATGGCTTTAGAAAACAATAAAAAGATAGCTATAGCTTCGGAGAATAAAACAAAAGCAGAACAAGATGTGAAGGCTTATCGCACTAATTATTTGCCTAAATTATCTGCTTCGGGTAATTATCTGTTTACTACATCAAGCTTAGAAAAGTCTATGAATCTTATGGGTATGATTCCTTTAGAGTTAGATTTGCAGCTTAATAATACTTATGTAGCTGGCATTAGTTTGGAACAGCCAATTTATATGGGAGGTAAAATAACTTCGGCTTATAAAATGGCTAAGATAGGGGAGGAAATAGCTGAACTTAATGAACAGAAAACACAAGAAGAAGTTATATTACTCGCCGATGAGGCTTACTGGACTTATGTTCAGACTTTAGAACTTACTAAAACGGTTAAAGCCTACAAAAGTTTGATAGAGAAACTTCTATCAGATGTAGAAAATGCTTATAACGCAGGAATGAAGCCTCGTAACGACTTATTGAAAGTGCAAGTTAGTCTTAATGAAGCCGAACTACAACTGTTGCAAGCCGAGAATGGCGTAACACTCTCAAGAATGAACCTTTGCCATACTTTAGGCTTGTCTCTTTCTACAGAACTTATGGTTGAAGATTATAATGATAAACAGGTAGTAACAGATTTGCCTACTCCTGATGTTGAGGCTCGTCCTGAATATTCTATACTTAATAAGCAGATAGATTTTAAGTCGCAACAGGTAAAGCTTGTGCGAAGTGAGTTTCTTCCTAATGTAGGTGTAATGGGTAATTTTGGTTATGCTAATGGATTAAAGTTTAACAATAATAAGTTACTTGATAAGACAGCTTTTTCGGCAGTAGTTTCGGTAAATATACCTATCTTTCGTTGGGGAGAGAGTGTAAATAAGGTTCGTAGTGCAAAGGCGGAAAAGAATATGGCAATACTTCAGCGTGATGAATTATCGGAACAAATGGAACTTGAACTACAACAGGCTATAAATACTTTAGACGAATCGGTTAAGGAAATAACTTTAGCCGAACGTTCTCTTGTTCAAGCTGAAGAGAATATGCAGGAGAGTCGCAACAGATACGATGCCGGCTTAGAAACAATGTCGGACTACTTGGAAGCGCAAACTCTATGGCAGCAAGCTAACTTTTCGCTTATAAAAGCTCGTACATCATCAAGATTAGCTGAAACTAAGTATCTTAAAGCAGCAGGGAAAATGCAATTAGGAGAGAATAACTAA